The following coding sequences are from one Seonamhaeicola sp. ML3 window:
- a CDS encoding JAB domain-containing protein: MIWYFYYRGVTPDYEKLNVLIMEISEIKVSYLNSSTSKVKIANSKNVYETVLSCWDLETIEYQEVVKLLLLNRANVVLGINELSKGGTSACMVDIKMVLAIALKCNAHGIILIHNHPSGNLEPSEADKSLTSKIKEACKIVDINMLDHLIISKDGYYSFSDNSTL; the protein is encoded by the coding sequence GTGATTTGGTATTTCTACTATAGGGGTGTTACACCAGATTACGAAAAACTTAATGTTTTAATTATGGAGATTTCAGAAATAAAAGTGTCTTATTTAAACAGTAGTACTAGTAAAGTAAAGATAGCCAATAGTAAAAATGTTTATGAAACAGTATTATCTTGTTGGGATTTAGAAACTATAGAATACCAAGAAGTGGTTAAATTATTATTACTCAATAGAGCTAATGTAGTGCTAGGTATTAATGAGCTATCAAAAGGTGGTACATCAGCTTGTATGGTAGATATTAAAATGGTTTTAGCAATAGCTTTGAAATGCAATGCACACGGAATAATCCTTATACATAATCATCCAAGTGGTAATTTAGAACCTAGTGAGGCAGATAAGAGCTTAACATCAAAGATTAAAGAAGCTTGTAAAATAGTTGATATTAATATGCTGGACCATTTGATTATTTCAAAAGATGGATATTATAGTTTTAGTGATAACAGTACTTTATAA
- a CDS encoding helix-turn-helix domain-containing protein, with amino-acid sequence MTKKEFQIFIGKRIKQLREEKKISQVELANLCEFERSNMSRIEMGNTCPSSYTLYKIAQHLEVEVYQLLKFDNINS; translated from the coding sequence TTGACCAAAAAGGAATTTCAAATTTTTATTGGCAAAAGAATAAAGCAACTTAGAGAGGAAAAGAAAATATCTCAGGTTGAATTAGCCAACCTATGTGAATTTGAAAGGTCAAATATGAGTAGAATTGAAATGGGTAATACTTGTCCATCTAGCTATACTCTTTATAAAATTGCACAACACTTAGAAGTTGAGGTGTATCAACTTTTAAAGTTTGATAATATTAATAGTTAG
- a CDS encoding RNA methyltransferase, whose translation MNDNFVNEFFGIGIQNGKTPENLGVLWRSAQNLGASFIFTIGNRYAKQACDTHNAVKSMPYFHYETFEEFFNNLPKGARLVGVELTDDAQPLETFQHPRRCVYLLGAEDHGLSKQAIAKSHFLVKFKSELSLNVSVAGSIVMYDRGIDKPRS comes from the coding sequence ATGAATGATAATTTCGTAAACGAATTTTTTGGGATAGGTATTCAAAATGGAAAAACTCCCGAAAATCTGGGAGTTTTATGGCGCTCTGCTCAAAACTTAGGAGCCAGTTTTATTTTTACCATTGGGAATCGTTATGCCAAGCAAGCCTGCGACACACATAATGCAGTAAAATCGATGCCCTACTTTCATTATGAAACGTTCGAGGAATTCTTTAATAACTTACCCAAAGGCGCACGCTTGGTTGGGGTAGAACTAACCGATGATGCTCAACCATTGGAAACCTTTCAACACCCAAGACGCTGTGTGTATTTATTGGGAGCAGAGGACCATGGGTTATCTAAACAGGCTATAGCTAAATCTCATTTTCTGGTGAAATTTAAGTCTGAATTAAGCTTGAATGTTTCGGTAGCAGGAAGTATTGTCATGTACGACCGAGGCATAGATAAACCAAGGTCTTAA
- a CDS encoding class I SAM-dependent methyltransferase, with the protein MNTSILNTEIQDFISDHLNADITSLLLKGTSFKAVETKDIIEQIEAKKRCESKLPTWFNNKNIYFPNKLNIEQTSSEITARYKSQLVSGNSIIDLTGGFGVDCFYFSKLFKDVVHCEINPKLSTIVKHNYKQLGVSNIKTKPEDGISYLKSHNQQYDWIYIDPSRRHDSKGKVFFLKDCLPNVPEHIDLLFQNSTNILIKTSPLLDLSVGINELKHVKTIHIVAVNNEVKELLWVLEKGFDEHIIIETVNLKKDRQEKFNFTLNESKHKIEFSLPLTYLYEPNSAILKSGGFIEVANQLNIFKLHQHSHLYTSKKLIDFPGRCFEIEKIVSYNKKEFKKLGINKGNVATRNFPETVQQIRKKLSIKDGGAAYLFFTTDVRNKKIVVICKKV; encoded by the coding sequence TTGAATACTTCAATTTTAAATACTGAAATTCAAGATTTTATTTCAGATCATTTGAATGCAGATATTACGTCGCTTCTACTCAAAGGCACTTCGTTTAAAGCCGTTGAAACCAAAGATATCATTGAACAAATAGAAGCCAAAAAGCGTTGTGAAAGCAAATTACCAACCTGGTTTAATAATAAAAACATCTATTTTCCCAATAAACTGAATATTGAACAAACATCTTCAGAAATTACAGCGAGATATAAATCTCAATTAGTTTCTGGAAATTCCATTATCGATTTAACGGGAGGGTTTGGTGTAGACTGTTTTTACTTTTCAAAACTATTCAAAGACGTTGTTCATTGTGAAATAAATCCCAAATTATCTACTATAGTTAAACATAACTACAAACAATTGGGAGTTTCAAATATAAAAACCAAACCCGAAGATGGCATTTCATATTTAAAAAGCCATAATCAACAGTATGATTGGATTTATATAGACCCTTCCAGAAGGCACGATAGCAAAGGAAAGGTTTTCTTCTTGAAGGATTGTTTACCTAATGTTCCCGAGCATATCGATTTACTTTTTCAAAACTCCACTAACATTCTAATAAAAACCTCACCGCTTCTCGACCTTTCGGTAGGTATTAATGAACTGAAACATGTAAAAACCATTCATATCGTTGCCGTTAATAATGAAGTCAAAGAATTACTATGGGTTTTAGAAAAAGGGTTTGATGAACATATCATAATTGAGACTGTAAACTTAAAAAAAGACCGTCAAGAAAAGTTCAACTTTACCTTAAATGAAAGCAAGCATAAAATAGAATTCAGCTTACCCTTAACTTATTTATACGAACCAAATTCAGCTATTTTAAAATCAGGAGGATTTATTGAAGTCGCCAATCAATTGAATATTTTCAAGCTACATCAACATTCTCACTTGTACACATCTAAAAAACTGATTGACTTCCCTGGGCGATGCTTTGAAATTGAAAAAATCGTTTCATACAACAAAAAGGAATTCAAAAAATTGGGCATTAACAAAGGCAATGTGGCTACCAGAAACTTTCCTGAAACAGTACAACAAATCAGAAAAAAGTTAAGCATTAAAGATGGTGGTGCTGCGTATTTATTTTTCACGACAGATGTACGTAACAAAAAAATAGTAGTTATTTGCAAAAAAGTATAA
- a CDS encoding AI-2E family transporter: MNSKIISNGILRSIAIICGIVLVLYFLYQIQSVIGYVAIAAVISLIGRPIVLFLRRKLKFKNTFAVVATMILFLAIIAGLVSLFIPLILDQGQKLSLLNTSELQDNIEDLYAEIVTYFDFHQIDVEQSLKDSNLFSKLDFSFIPNFLNSIVSGLGSFSIGLFSVLFISFFFLKDSRLFENSILTLIPDNKENRWNASSEKIKDLLSRYFVGLIFQILILFIIYMIGLLIIGVENAVVIAFLCALLNLIPYVGPLIGAFLMITLTMTSHLGQSFSEIIVPKTTWVLLVIAIGQLVDNFASQPIIFSKSVKSHPLEIFLVILIAGILFGVLGLIIAVPAYTAIKVILKEFLSENKIVKKLTKDL; encoded by the coding sequence ATGAATTCCAAAATCATCTCAAACGGTATACTTAGATCCATTGCAATAATCTGTGGAATCGTTCTCGTGCTTTACTTTCTTTACCAAATACAATCGGTTATTGGTTATGTTGCTATAGCCGCTGTTATTTCGCTTATTGGCAGACCCATAGTGTTGTTTTTAAGACGTAAATTAAAGTTTAAAAACACATTTGCTGTTGTAGCTACCATGATTTTGTTTTTAGCCATAATAGCAGGTTTAGTCAGTTTATTTATACCGCTTATCTTAGACCAAGGACAGAAACTTTCATTACTAAACACCTCAGAGCTTCAAGACAATATAGAGGATCTTTATGCCGAAATAGTAACGTATTTCGATTTTCATCAAATAGATGTGGAACAGTCTCTAAAAGATTCCAACCTATTTTCTAAACTTGATTTTTCATTCATACCCAACTTTCTCAATTCTATTGTTAGCGGACTAGGAAGTTTTAGCATAGGCTTATTTTCGGTACTTTTTATATCTTTTTTCTTTTTGAAAGACAGCAGATTGTTCGAAAACAGTATCCTAACCTTAATACCAGACAACAAAGAAAATCGCTGGAACGCGTCATCCGAAAAAATTAAAGATTTACTATCAAGATATTTCGTTGGATTGATATTTCAAATTCTTATTCTCTTCATCATTTACATGATAGGGTTATTAATTATTGGTGTTGAAAACGCTGTGGTAATCGCTTTTTTATGCGCCTTGTTGAACTTAATACCCTATGTGGGACCGCTTATTGGCGCATTCTTGATGATTACTTTAACAATGACCAGTCATTTAGGACAGAGTTTTTCTGAAATCATTGTCCCCAAAACGACTTGGGTGCTCTTGGTAATTGCCATTGGCCAATTAGTTGATAATTTTGCCAGTCAGCCCATTATTTTTTCAAAAAGCGTAAAATCACATCCGCTAGAGATATTCTTGGTCATTTTAATTGCTGGAATTCTATTTGGGGTTTTAGGGCTTATCATTGCGGTTCCTGCCTACACGGCCATTAAAGTGATTTTAAAGGAGTTCTTATCTGAAAACAAAATCGTAAAAAAACTCACTAAGGATTTATAG
- a CDS encoding TrmH family RNA methyltransferase, producing the protein MQLTHYNTDFTTRTFPITVVCNNITNAPNIGSLFRICDAFGVEKLILCGEDIPLGRKMMKTSRATEKSVDFEIRDSALAVAKELKSEGYQILSLEITENSVPVHSAKFSAEAPIALVAGDENFGVSEAILNESDTIIHINMYGQNSSMNVVQATNIALYEITKQLL; encoded by the coding sequence ATGCAGTTAACTCATTATAATACCGACTTTACAACGCGCACGTTTCCCATTACAGTAGTTTGCAACAATATTACCAACGCTCCAAACATTGGCAGTTTATTTAGAATCTGTGATGCTTTTGGCGTTGAGAAACTCATACTTTGTGGGGAGGACATACCATTGGGAAGAAAAATGATGAAAACCTCAAGAGCCACCGAGAAATCGGTTGATTTTGAAATTAGAGATTCTGCTTTAGCTGTAGCTAAAGAACTAAAATCCGAGGGATATCAAATTCTATCTTTGGAAATAACCGAAAATAGCGTACCTGTTCATTCCGCTAAATTTTCTGCTGAAGCCCCAATTGCTCTTGTTGCTGGTGATGAAAATTTCGGAGTTTCAGAAGCTATTTTAAATGAATCTGATACTATTATCCACATTAATATGTATGGTCAAAATAGCAGTATGAATGTGGTTCAAGCCACGAATATAGCTCTTTATGAAATCACCAAACAGTTGCTGTAA
- a CDS encoding DUF4159 domain-containing protein: MYFWDMRFSTFSLKNLTILIVFILSVSSCLAQELAVLKYQGGGDWYSNPTALPNLIAFCNNNINTKLEGNPQSVEVGSTDIFQYPLLHMTGHGNVFFSEEDAENLRNYLTSGGFLHIDDNYGMEPYITQELKKVFPGKELMELPVTHPIFNAAFKFPNGLPKIHEHDGKRPQAFGIFHEDRLVLLFTYESDLGDGWEDESVHNDPFEVREKALKMGANIVKYAFKN; this comes from the coding sequence ATGTATTTTTGGGATATGAGATTTAGTACGTTTTCTTTAAAAAATCTTACAATACTAATCGTATTCATATTATCTGTAAGTAGTTGTCTGGCGCAAGAACTCGCCGTTCTAAAATACCAAGGTGGCGGAGATTGGTATAGTAACCCTACGGCATTACCTAATCTTATCGCGTTTTGCAATAACAATATTAACACTAAACTTGAAGGTAATCCGCAAAGCGTAGAAGTTGGTAGTACAGATATTTTTCAATATCCCTTATTGCATATGACTGGGCATGGCAATGTGTTTTTTAGTGAAGAAGATGCCGAAAACTTAAGAAACTATTTAACCTCGGGAGGTTTTTTACATATAGACGATAACTACGGTATGGAACCTTATATTACTCAAGAACTTAAAAAAGTGTTTCCAGGAAAAGAACTCATGGAGCTGCCAGTAACCCATCCCATATTTAATGCTGCGTTCAAATTCCCGAATGGACTACCTAAAATACATGAACATGATGGCAAGAGACCACAGGCCTTTGGCATTTTTCATGAAGACAGATTAGTGCTTTTATTTACTTATGAAAGTGATTTAGGTGATGGTTGGGAGGATGAATCGGTTCACAACGACCCATTTGAGGTTAGAGAAAAAGCACTTAAAATGGGGGCAAACATTGTGAAATACGCATTTAAAAACTGA
- a CDS encoding thioredoxin family protein has translation MKNLIVIIITLFFFMGQPPTAKDKPLIVLELFTSQGCSSCMPADELLKAVKDNYGDEIIVLSYHVDYWSYIGWKDPFSQKNFSQKQRLYGNKFKSRSIYTPQVVINGREHFVGSNQSIMNHKLAHYGKEKAEAEIKLHNLKQNGETWSFQYSINGNIDNKRLRVALLIKHRETVVKRGENSNRILQNANIVVKETYIDLAESFGNSHITIPNIVKPEDELYLIGLIENENFDIVGGTQVNL, from the coding sequence ATGAAAAACCTAATAGTTATAATAATAACGTTGTTCTTTTTTATGGGGCAACCTCCAACAGCTAAAGATAAGCCTTTGATAGTTTTAGAACTCTTCACTTCCCAAGGTTGCTCAAGTTGTATGCCAGCCGATGAATTACTAAAAGCCGTAAAGGATAACTATGGTGACGAAATAATTGTATTGTCATATCATGTGGACTATTGGAGTTACATAGGTTGGAAAGACCCTTTTAGTCAAAAAAACTTTAGCCAAAAACAACGCCTATATGGAAACAAGTTTAAAAGTCGAAGTATTTATACGCCGCAAGTAGTGATTAATGGGAGAGAACACTTTGTGGGTTCTAACCAGTCTATAATGAATCATAAACTTGCTCATTATGGAAAGGAAAAGGCAGAAGCCGAAATCAAATTGCATAATCTCAAACAAAATGGTGAAACTTGGAGTTTTCAATATAGCATTAATGGTAACATCGATAATAAAAGGTTACGAGTAGCTTTATTAATTAAACACAGAGAGACTGTTGTAAAAAGAGGTGAAAATAGTAATAGGATACTTCAAAACGCCAACATTGTGGTTAAAGAAACCTACATCGATTTAGCAGAGAGTTTTGGAAACTCGCACATAACTATTCCAAATATTGTTAAGCCAGAAGATGAACTTTATTTAATTGGTTTAATAGAAAATGAAAACTTTGATATTGTTGGTGGGACTCAAGTAAATTTATAA
- a CDS encoding 16S rRNA (uracil(1498)-N(3))-methyltransferase → MQLFYNPDISETTEQFTFPKDESKHIVKVLRKNTGDTLHITNGNGWLFTAEVTLPNINKCLVSIIAKEKQEKHQYNLHLAVAPTKMNDRYEWFLEKATEIGIDTITPIICDHSERKVIKPERFERILQSAMKQSLSCFMPKLNDAISFKDFMKQEHKGDLFIAHCEETDRKSLKQTLGPKNDVTILIGPEGDFSPQEIEMAIANKFTPVTLGASRLRTETAAIVACHSVAFVNEL, encoded by the coding sequence ATGCAACTCTTCTATAATCCCGATATATCCGAGACCACAGAGCAATTCACTTTTCCTAAAGATGAAAGTAAGCACATAGTAAAAGTGTTACGAAAAAACACTGGTGATACCCTGCATATTACTAATGGAAATGGCTGGTTATTTACGGCTGAAGTAACTTTACCAAATATAAACAAGTGTTTGGTCTCCATAATAGCGAAAGAAAAGCAAGAAAAACATCAATACAACTTGCATTTGGCAGTTGCTCCTACCAAAATGAACGACCGTTACGAATGGTTTTTAGAAAAAGCAACCGAGATTGGTATTGATACTATTACTCCCATTATCTGTGACCATAGCGAACGTAAAGTCATAAAACCTGAACGTTTTGAGCGCATTCTGCAATCGGCCATGAAACAATCGTTAAGTTGTTTTATGCCTAAATTAAATGATGCTATTTCGTTTAAGGACTTTATGAAACAAGAACATAAAGGCGATTTGTTTATCGCACATTGTGAAGAAACAGATAGGAAAAGTTTAAAACAAACGCTTGGTCCGAAAAATGATGTCACCATTCTAATAGGTCCTGAGGGCGATTTCAGTCCTCAAGAAATTGAAATGGCCATAGCTAATAAATTCACTCCAGTGACTTTAGGAGCGTCTAGATTAAGAACCGAAACGGCTGCTATAGTGGCTTGTCATTCTGTAGCATTTGTAAATGAATTATAA
- the tsaD gene encoding tRNA (adenosine(37)-N6)-threonylcarbamoyltransferase complex transferase subunit TsaD: MPNLQNVYILGIESSCDDTAASVICNGEILSNVVASQKIHEEYGGVVPELASRAHQQNIVPVVHQAIKKAGINKEDLNAVAFTRGPGLMGSLLVGTSFAKSLAYGLNIPLIDVNHMQGHILAHFIEEVGFKKPPFPFLAMTISGGHTQIVKVNHYFDMKVIGETIDDAVGEAFDKSGKILGLGYPAGPEIDKRAKLGNPKAFKFSKPKVDGLNFSFSGLKTAILYFVQRETKANPKFVEDNLNDICASIQYTIIGILIDKLKKATKETGIKHIAIGGGVSANSGIRQALKDGEQKFGWTTYIPKFEYTTDNAAMIAIVGYLKYLEGYSTEQNVMASARLKI; encoded by the coding sequence ATGCCTAATTTACAAAACGTATATATCCTTGGAATAGAATCTTCGTGCGATGACACTGCGGCTTCTGTAATTTGTAACGGTGAAATTTTAAGCAATGTTGTTGCTAGTCAAAAAATTCATGAGGAATACGGCGGTGTGGTCCCCGAATTAGCTTCTAGGGCGCATCAACAAAACATCGTTCCTGTGGTGCATCAAGCTATTAAAAAAGCAGGAATAAATAAAGAAGATTTAAATGCGGTAGCCTTTACCCGAGGCCCCGGGTTAATGGGTAGTTTACTGGTAGGTACGTCCTTTGCGAAATCTTTGGCCTACGGACTTAATATTCCTTTAATTGATGTTAACCACATGCAAGGGCATATATTGGCACACTTTATAGAAGAAGTAGGTTTTAAAAAGCCACCATTTCCTTTTTTGGCTATGACTATTTCTGGTGGTCATACACAAATTGTAAAGGTGAACCATTACTTTGATATGAAAGTTATTGGGGAAACGATAGACGATGCTGTTGGCGAGGCTTTTGATAAAAGCGGAAAAATCCTAGGACTTGGCTATCCTGCTGGTCCTGAAATTGATAAAAGGGCTAAATTAGGTAATCCAAAAGCGTTTAAGTTTTCTAAACCGAAAGTTGACGGACTTAATTTTAGTTTTTCAGGACTAAAAACAGCCATTCTTTATTTTGTACAACGCGAAACGAAGGCAAACCCAAAGTTTGTTGAAGACAACCTGAATGATATTTGTGCCTCTATTCAATATACCATTATTGGCATTTTAATAGATAAGCTGAAAAAAGCCACTAAAGAAACAGGGATTAAACATATTGCCATTGGTGGTGGTGTTTCGGCTAATTCTGGTATCAGGCAAGCCTTAAAAGATGGAGAACAAAAATTTGGCTGGACAACTTATATACCTAAATTTGAATATACCACCGATAATGCAGCCATGATAGCTATTGTGGGGTATTTAAAGTATTTGGAAGGGTATTCTACTGAACAAAATGTTATGGCCTCGGCTAGGCTTAAAATATAG